The Gigantopelta aegis isolate Gae_Host chromosome 3, Gae_host_genome, whole genome shotgun sequence genome segment ATTCTGGTTTAATCTAATTTATACTATTTTAACTTTGACTGAATATTACCATGTGCTTTGGaacttaattaaattttaaaaatttaattcttAACAACTAAGTGGTCCTGAACTGGCTTCTCCTAGGAATTTAGATTTGTTTAAGCTCATTCTAATTATGGCCCATATTATCTgcgaataataattaatttcttttatatttagaCCTGATGCAAACAAATTCCTCTTTTGATTTAATTCTAATACTATACCCTTTGATGTTATCACTGGTTTCTATTttcctgttttatttttatatagttttaaacaaatttcaaatttcaaattccTTACATGTAGCCGTTTTTATCTCCATCCGTCTATCTAGGACACATTTCAGagggtgtgcccaggacaggcatgcttaaatgtttgatatctatcGATATAAGCATGTATTAAATGGTCTATTTCCACTTATAGCCCAGATGGATTCATGACCACATAGTTAGATCTGCCCATTCTCCCCATCCTTCCAAGTGGTAAATACTTAAGTCATTTGTTCATTTACCTGACTGTAAACATCCATGGACAACAAATGTTTCATTCCATTTAGTATACTTTCATTACATTCCAATGATTTAAGGACAAATGAAGGGGTATGTACTGGGTGGAGATCTTTCCATTAATTCCTggtaaaaagaaaacacaagatAAAAAACAAGAACCAGTATTTATTAGAGTTTTGTCATCTCCAGAGAGTCATGGTTGTGATTGTTATGGACCTCGGTCAAGGTCATCTGCGAGTCTAAGATGATTTCTATTTGTGTATCAGTGGATCTCTTTGTCTTTGAATGTTTGCATCTATGGGAAGGCCTATCACACACAATACAGTCAGCAGAATCTCCGTAAGCAATCGACTGAATGCTCGTCATCTTTCCTGAATGGTCTCTGTGGCGAGATTTCTGCACCATCTGCGAAACTCGTCTCCTCAACCCCTTCATGACCTCATTTATCTGAGCAGTTCTGTATCCGTGAACGATAGCACTGACGAAAGACTTGACAAGAAACACAGGAATGAAATACACGATGTTCACATCTCCGGATGAATCTCCAGCGTGCAAACACACATTGCAATAAAATGCAAAATACACGAACAGCGGCACGTAACAAAGCACTAAGAAACACACGTCAATCAGTGACGTCACGACGAGATGACAATAGTGACGGAAGTTTGAGCTGGTTGGCGATATGAAGTGACGACACGATCTTATAATGGTAATGTGTCTCTTCACGAATATCAGCGTGATGCAGTTGAAGAGAAGGATGAGGATGTGCAGGACCATCACGAATAGCAGGTAGTGCCACGAGTAGTACCTGAAGAACCGATGTGAGAACTCCACGTTCTTCCACCCGACCTGGGGCAGGAACCCGACAATGAACGACAGGTTCCACAAGATAACCATCACTGTGATCATGTTCTTCTTATCCAGGTGCTGCACATAGTGCAGAGGCCGACTCAGTCTTATGAAGCAGTCGAGGTTGAGGCACAGAAGGGACAGACCGTACGCCAAGGAAGCAGTGAAGAAGAGACTCTCGGGAAGGAAGAAGTCGATGAGTAGATCCTCGAGGAATAAGTACATGATCATCTTGAATATTCCATACGCTCCCACCAGCACATCGCTGACACACAGGTTCCGCACGAACACCAGAGTCGGGCTCTGTCCACCACCCGTGAACTTGGAAGCAATGAGAACGATGAAGTTGGCTGTCATGGTAACCGATCCCATGGTCATGATGACGACAATCTCTTCGGTAGTGAGGTGCTGCTGCAATCCGAAATCAGAGGcgttttgttttgaaacattACCTGCAAATTTCTCCTTGGGAATACAAATTACACATGTCATGTCTCGGTGGTGACCATGTTAAAATAGTAAACGGTTATCTCAAAACACATTCTATTAACATTCCTTGATAGCTGAATGTCCAGTATGAAAAATGCCCCAAAACATCCATGAGAATGATGTAATGTACCATAGTAATTAGTCCAAAGTGTCAAAAACAATCAGTTAAGATTTAAAGAATAGTTCATTTTATTCTAACAGAAAGCTGTGGTTTCAAATTGATACAAACAGGACCACTTGTTTGTAATAGATTCCTGTAGTTTTTATGTTcttgataaaataaaactatgcagatttcaaaataatacaaatatgattatttttttattttataatatatacctgtagtttttattttcttgttaaaaCAAAGCTGTGCAGGTTTCAAAAGGATAAACAGAATAACTTATTGATATATTCATGTATCTGTAGTTTTTATGTTCTTTCTAAAACAAAGTTGTGCAGGTTTCAAAACAATACAAGCAGGATAACTGTCGTTTCTTGTTAAAGTAAAGTGTTGATCACAAAACAGCATCTATGGGTCATCTACATCTAAATTCGATCTGAAGTTCGAAAACAATACAGGAAAACTGGACATCTACCATGTACGTGAATATCCattattttctcttttaatCTCTGTTAGCAGAATGACATTCCTTTCTTAAAACTATAAAAACAACTGGTCAGACACAAGTTTTAATTACAAGTATCATCTCTGAACTTTTAACTTCCACCGTACGAAAGTGAATCAGAAGGAACTCCATACAACACTGGTCTGTGATGAAAAGTTCAGCGAACTCCAGCTAGTGTACAAAAATCCAATACCACGCTGCCGCTCACAAAACATTGTCCGTACATGTCCACAGTATAGAATGACTCATaaatgtgagagagagagacagacaattTTACACCAATACTGATCTCTGCAATACGGTCATCTCGAACACACCTGTAGCGGTGGAGTGTCCATTATAGTGTAAAACACACTAACACAGTGCCTTTCCTCATTAATGCAGGTATCACAAGTGCCGCCACTGCACTGCGTTCCACGAAAGCCAGAACATATCACTGTACAAAGGCCCAACACGCAGATATTAATATCACCATTTACACAATTAATAATAGATTCAATACcgcgttaaaattaataattcaaaCATTCTGTTTATGGTGATGTCCAGATACAATTTACGTTGAttgaacatgatatatatacaaatgtataaagTACAATCAAACCTGTCCACAATAGACATCTCTTGATTATCAACAAAATGTAGTCTTATAAACAGGTGGCCATTATTTGCAGGTTAAcaatgtatgtaataatattgttaaGTCAGTAATTACATATTGGCCTTGCTATATATCAGATGAGGACTATTATATTGCTGTGCAATGACCTATAACCAGGCCATTGTGAAAACACccatttttttacaatttaagtGATCAATTTCTACCAAATACAAACTAAGgtatatgaaataatattttaggcaaTGATAGgctcaattttgtttttttaaaccaaataaaatatCATGGGTCACTGTGTGTTCATGTGCACAAACCACTACTTTAAATTTTGTCTCCTGTATCTAGAACAGACGTTAAAGCTATAAATGTATTTGCAGTATGTCGTGTCATGCAGTATAATAATAGCTAAGCAATTACAAGTGACTGAAAACTGAAATCAATTTTGTTTCATATAGCTGAATGTTCTCTCTAAGTAATTACTGTCTGGGTCAAATATCAGCtctccttttttttaacaatttactCTGCTAACTCCAAATATATCCAAAATGGGTACATTTTTCGATCATGtaaaaaacataaacacaaattTCTTAGACAAAGGTTTTGGGGAAATATAACTGATAATGTTATTGACTAGAAGTATAGAGAGACATTATGACACAGCTGGGAACTAACTTTGtgcccaaaacaaaacattttctctGACTGGTTGCATTAAGGGTGATACGGATAATAGGTGTACAAGGACTATAATCACTACATATTGTAACAGAActaaataaatgcaaaatacatttttttattatagtgcTACTGCATCTGAAGTGAAGATAAAACaaatcccccccacccccccccaaaaaaaaaaggaaggaaggaaatattttctttaacaatgcactcaacacatttttattaatttacagttatatgatgccagacatatggttgaggaccacacagatattgagagaggaaacccgctgtcaccacttcatgggctactctttttaattagtaacaagtgatcttttatatgcaccatcccatagacaggatagtacataccacagcttttgttataccagttgtggagaactggctggaacgagaaatagcccaatgggcccactgacaggaatcgatcctagactgatcgcgcatcaggcaagctctGTACTACTGCGCTAATACACCCCGCCCTTCACGAAGAGAATCAACAGAAGCAATACAGTCTTTCTAAGAAAACCCAAGAGCAAAAAATTCCGGAATTAAAATGCTTGTAATAGCCCACGGTCAAATACAGGATTTTATTACGAACTGCCCCAGTATGATGTGTATAACGTATGCTGTTTGCAGAATATTACAGTTTAGTTGATTAATAATTTtagctattatatattatgcttgccaagtaatttttattattattattatttttttttttattattattatttttttttttttttttattattacaaatatttcagTCATATTAGATGAATAATTACGAATAATTATGGACTAATTCATGTCTCTTGTTAACAGTCAATAGTTCTTACCAGCCTAGTGATGAGATGTATGAATCAAAGATTAAGGTATGTGTTGTCTTAGCTGTCTTTTACAAAGTGTTTATAGGCCAATAGCTCAATAATgaaatacagtatatattaaatgCTAAGATAAaggtacatttatttgtaagtgCAATCCTAGCtgtctcattctagccagtgcaccataactggtataacaaaagccgtggtatgtactatcctgtctgtggtacatgtatactgtttgtgggatggtgcatataaaagatcccttgctactaattgaaaaaatatagtgggcttcctctcttagactatactggtgtatgtcaaaattaccaaatgcttgacatccaatagccgatgattaatctaacaatgtgctccagtggtgacgttaaacaaaacaaactttaaccttttatCTTTAAATCATATATCACAATTAATAGCTTAGACTTACACAATATGTTGAggtgtgttttaatatttattacttttcttTATACATGTAATCAATAAATATAGCCTGCAGGTATGTGTCTCTTTTCTAACCAAAAGCTAACAAAATTAACACTCTTTAAAGATCTGTATTTACTTGATTATCAAATTAGATTTTTGGCAATTGTACACTAAAACATCCCTTAAAATTCAGATGAActtattaaagccgcacaccctagttccatccagcgaaaataaattataatttggttaatctacaaacctgtaacacacttagatcacatttttatcaaatggagtgaaaaagcaggttttatatcgataaataccatgggaatccccatgtcccaattgcttgaaataattttgaaagttagtattctgatgtcaccggtagatgtcgctcgaagcaatgcctacgtcacgacaaatttcacagacttggggtgcgttcgtttcacctctcctggacatgttccaactgttctgtcctggttgtatccgcTCTCCCGATATCGTAAgcacttagcaaaattattggttttaagggtttgtaatgttttgtattgagacacttacttgtctgaactttattgttactgaaaatgttcacgaactgtgaagaaaaatctcacaaatgaacaacaacaaatcggatgttgattgcacgaaccgtgcacgagaaaacaaaccgaaccaaaatgataatggtcacgtgatataccaacgtctgtgacactgaaatggaaatatcccctctaaaaatagattggacctcgcttgcttaacgtttttttctcgacaacacatcttgtgaaaaaatgcaataaatgtatttcgtggttttacaaacatcaggattaccaaaaagcacttcaggtgaatggaaatgtgtattctaaataataaaatgtaagtaaagtgcaattttatttgtgaaaagtggggtttaatagcgaaaaacaacgccgtaatggttaacaaataactgtaactagggtgtgtccctttaaggaaatttaatacttttatcatcccagccagtgcaccacaactggtatatcaaaggctgtggtatgtgctacaagtctgtaggatggtacatataaaagatcccttgctattaactgGAAAAATGTATAGGGTTTTCTccaagactatgtaaaaattacaacatgtttgacatccaacagccgatgattaataaatcaatgtactctagtgctgtcgttaaacaaaacaaaacttgtttaACACTTGTAATcataacaaagtaaatacctGATCATTACAAAACTTGTTTAACACTTGTAATcataacaaagtaaatacctGATCATTACAAAACTTGTTTAACACTTGTAATcataacaaagtaaatacctGATCATTACAAAACTTGTTTAACACTTGTAATcataacaaagtaaatacctGATCATTACAAAACTCGCTTAACACTTGTAATcataacaaagtaaatacctGATCATTACAAAACTTGTTTAACACTTGTAATCATAACAAAGTAAATATCTGATCATTACAAAAATGCCATTGCAGAACAATTTTGGTGGCACTCCTGACTATAGCATCATGAAATTCAAGTgcttatgaaatatatttaccaatttaaattttaatttgcattCAGTGATCTGTTGAATGACAACATACTCAGCTGTAATTAAACAAACTCTTTACCATTTGCATTCAGTGATCTGATGAATGACAACATACTGAGCTGTAATTAAACAAACTCTTTACCATTTACCATTAAATACTCAtcgggcaggacatagcccagtggtaaagcactcgcttgatgcgcggtcggtttacaATCAATTCCTGTCAATGggccccattggactatttctcattctagccagtgcaccacgactggtatatcaaaggccatggtatgtgctatcttgtctgtgggatcatgcatataaaagatcccttgctactaatggaaaaatgtagcgggtttccgataactatgagtcagaattaccaaatgttttacatccaatagccgatgtttaataaatcaatgtgctctggtggtgtcgttaaacaaaacaaactttaactcttttcctttttccttcGGAATATTGGCAAAATGGTAGAAACAACAAGAAACAGTGAGACGACCAATATATCCGACATATTAATCAGACTGtaaatcaaaatacatgtattttttaaaatccacataCAACAATTATACTGATAAAAAAGAGCTTACAggaataacatgttttaatttggTCTTAAcactgtaccggcctcggttaaGCCATTGAACTACAGGCTGacaggtacagagttcgcagcccggtaccggctcaaacccagagtgagttcttaagggctcaatgggtaggtgtaaggccactacaccctcttctctctcactaaccaactaacaactaacccactgttctggacagacagcccagatagctgaggacagcgtgcttgaaccttaattggatatacccggtaagcacgaaaataagttgaaatcattAACACAGTTAGGGGAAGAAGTGGATGTCTAGTAGATGGACTGCAGAATTCATTGTACAGATTACCTTTCACAGACAAGCTgcttataattaacatt includes the following:
- the LOC121369228 gene encoding adenosine receptor A1-like; this translates as MTCVICIPKEKFAGNVSKQNASDFGLQQHLTTEEIVVIMTMGSVTMTANFIVLIASKFTGGGQSPTLVFVRNLCVSDVLVGAYGIFKMIMYLFLEDLLIDFFLPESLFFTASLAYGLSLLCLNLDCFIRLSRPLHYVQHLDKKNMITVMVILWNLSFIVGFLPQVGWKNVEFSHRFFRYYSWHYLLFVMVLHILILLFNCITLIFVKRHITIIRSCRHFISPTSSNFRHYCHLVVTSLIDVCFLVLCYVPLFVYFAFYCNVCLHAGDSSGDVNIVYFIPVFLVKSFVSAIVHGYRTAQINEVMKGLRRRVSQMVQKSRHRDHSGKMTSIQSIAYGDSADCIVCDRPSHRCKHSKTKRSTDTQIEIILDSQMTLTEVHNNHNHDSLEMTKL